TTAAGATGCTGATCAAGCCTGCACTGTCCAGAAGCTCCCTCTCGTGCTTAAATCAACTCCATTGAACCTTTGACACCTTCTAGAGGCTCTCTTGGTGCTGATGTCCCTGTACAGTCTAGTCTGGTCCCCTGATTGAGGCCACATCATTATGGCCCTTGAAACTAAGATGTGTCATGTTTTCAATTTTGCAGACCATCTACAGTCTGACATTGGGGTGCACAAAACTCTTTCTCACAAAATCTACCTAACAATGGGTCAGTAGTTAAGGTGTCGGATGGACATTCTATGCTCCCTGCCATCCACAGCATCTGAGTGCCAAGGGCTGGAACGACGTCCTCCAAATCATTCCTACCTCTCTTACTTCCTCTTGGTCCACGGACCTTAGTAAGGCATCCTGGTTGCTAAATGTGGCTGTCCCCTGAATGTGTTTGTCTCCTCCTGGTTGGTCTTGACCAGAGGGTACTGATCAGGATGGAAGGAGGGCTTTCTAGACTTGTtctgaaaattaaagattttgcCCTGACCATTCCTTGGAATGACacttctccctgtcctccctctccccaccccatgcccacccCAGGCCATCCTGGTTGCAGGCAAAAGGGAGCCTAGCAAACTCCAACTTAATTTTATTTCGGCCACCAGGATTCTCTTCATGGACTGACATAATTCTGGATCATAAAGACAATGACCATTTGATTGAGGGTGCTGCTCTCCAGCTCCCCCACAGTGGGCTGCGTGTGCTATGGCGGGCTGAACAGTGGCCCCCAAATACAGCCAGGTCCCAAtccttggaacctgtgaatgttactttACAGGGaaaaagagattttgcagatCTGATTGAAGTATGAATCTTCGGATGGGGAGATTATCGTGGATTTATGATTAAGGATCTtcagatggggagattatcctgggttatccCAGTGGGCACTGTATATAATGCcaggtgtctttataagaaagaAGCAAGGAGGGGTTTTATCGCACAAGGCGATGTGACTACAGAAACAGAGggacaaagaaaaagatttgaagatgctgCTAAAACACTGGAACTGAAGGAAACTGGAACACATTTCCTGGTACCTGCTGGTTGCGGGCACTGGAGTGGGCTCTGCAGGCTCAAGGCACAGGTCTTCACCTGCTTTCTGAGAGCTTTCACTTTGGATGTGGCACAGGCATACACTGAAAGAACCAGCTAGACAAATGGGTAGGGGAGCAAGGGGGAGTAAACGCAGTGCACAGCGACGTGCTTGGGCGTAGGAGTGGGGAGGGGTCGGAGTGGGCTGGGTTTGTCCCAAGCGAGTTTTGAAAGGCTGCTGGAGATGGAGGATAGAGGGAGGCCGGGAAGGGCTGGAGTGCTGGGCACGTTCCTAGTATGTAGGTAATACGGTATTTGCAAGGAGGAAAGGACACGCCGGTGAACCATTCGCGACCAGGTTTCACCTCAGATTATCCACTCAGTGAAATACCTATTTAGGTCCTTGGCTGTCGGGTTGGACGCGGCAGAGGCCCGCACGTGGGCGTGGGGCATACGAAGGGAACTGCCAGGGGAGCCGGCGCGGCTGAAGCACGAGGACCGAGGGCCGGGTGGCAGGCAGGGTCCTGACCCTGCGGGGCCTTGCACGCCATGGCCCGGGCGCGGATCTTGTTCTGAGGGCAATAACGTGGTTCTTCATTAATTCTGCAACAGTCTTAGGAACTGGGCCGTTTTATCCCAGTTTTACTGACGAGGACGGTAAGGCTGGGAGCGCGCAGGGTGAAGTAATTTGTCCCAGATCTGTCCCCGCCGCAAGCGCGAGGCGGGACCGGGTCTTCCGAAGTCCACCCGCTCCGGGGCCGCCCGCCCCACCCGCCGAGGCCCCGCGCCCACTGAGCATGCGCCGCTGGCCTACGGAAGCCgacggggagggggcggggccgaggctgGCGGGCGCGGGGAAAATGGCGGCGGCGGCGAACGGGACTGGAGGGAGCAGCGGGATGGAGGTGGATGCGGCAGGTAACGGGCCTCGCGGAGGCGGCCTCTGGTGACGCCCCCCGGGGAGCGACAAGGCCCCCCTGGACTCCCGGGAGGAGTCAGCAGTCGGGACGGCGATCCCGCCCCCTGGACTAACTTGCGGGAGGGATGTATGGCTCCGGCTCTGCCGTCTCCCGCTCGCAGCTCCGGGGCAGAACGTGCGGCCCCGACGCTCACTCGTCCTCCTTTTCCTCCACCCTCAGTAGTCCCCAGCGTGATGGCCTCCGGCGTGACGGGGAGCGTCTCCGTCGCTCTTCATCCCCTCGTCATTCTCAACATTTCAGACCATTGGATTCGCATGCGCTCCCAGGAGGGGCGGCCTATGCAGGGTGCGTGCTGGGCGTCAATCTCCAACCTCCTCTCCTTGGCCACCTGCCCCAAGTAGGGGTCTTTGCCCCCGCCCTTCCTGAGGCCAGTCCCCCCTCCCCAGGTCACCGTGTCTCCAGCATTGCGTTCCCACTGACCTCGACCCAGGGACCGGATTCTTAACCCTCCTGTTTTCCGTGTCGCTCTCTCCCCCAGTGATTGGGGCGCTGATCGGGAAGCAGGAGGGCAGAAATATCGAGGTGATGAACTCCTTTGAGCTGCTGTCCCACACCGTGGAGGAGAAGATTATCATTGACAAGGAGTATTACTACACCAAGGAGGAGCAGTGTGAGAGGGGGATAGACTCGGGGGTGAGGAGTGGGAgtgagaaacaaaggcagagtgGGGAAGATGGAGAGTGATGGGGAAAAATAGGAGAATGGGACAAGAACTGTGTTTGTGTGAGGAGAGTATCACAAAGGATCTCAGAAAAGGAACAGTTTAGGTACCCACCCCCCAGACAGTAATAGATGAGAGAAGATAGAAGGGACTAATTATTGAGAACTGAGCCAGGAGTTGAGCGGGGAGGGGAGAAGCTGATGAAAAATATACCAGGAGTTTCCAATGAAGGGAGGGTGATTTAAAGAATGATACCCTGTGCTCTTTCCTCTGCAGTCAAACAGGTGTTCAAGGAGCTGGAGTTTTTGGGTTGGTATACCACCGGGGGGCCGCCTGACCCCTCTGACATCCACGTCCACAAGCAGGTACACATGCATGCTGGTGCATGCTGGGGCAGGgcttgagcaggggagggagaaagatggGCATTGACACCCACATCCCCATTCCCTTCCAGGTGTGCGAGATCATCGAGAGCCCTCTCTTTCTTAAGTTGAATCCTATGACCAAGCACACAGATGTGAGTAATACTGACCCCATGCCCACTTAGGCACGGTGCTGGACAAGCATGACAATCTTaccctcctcccctgctgtgCTTTACATCTCTGTTGGGCTGAATCTTCACTTGAGGTGAATTCTCCGCTcagcagctgtgtgactttaggttAATCATTTAATCTCAGAACTGCTTTTTGCCCTATGTATAAGGTGGGGGTTAGCCTTACTTCAGTGGGCCCTTGGGAAGATTGACTGGGAAAATCTGCAGAAGAGCCAGTACGGTAGCCCAGGTGCACTTGATGTAAGAGCTGTCTCCCGTTGCTTTACAGCTTCCCGTCAGTGTTTTTGAGTCTGTCATCGATATAATCAATGGAGAGGTAATGCCCTGCCTTTCAACCCCGCGGTCCTGCTCCTTGGCCTTTCCTGCTCCTGACTCTGCTTTTGTGCCCTGTAGGCCACGATGCTGTTTGCGGAACTGACCTACACTCTGGCCACAGAGGAAGCTGAACGCATTGGCGTCGACCACGTGGCCCGAATGACAGCCACAGGCAGCGGGGAGAACTCCACAGGTAAGGAAGACTGGAGGTGTTTCCTCAGCAGTGGGGGGTGGAAAGCGTGGCCAGGTGCGTTTTCAACCTtggcctctccctgtctccccccaGTGGCCGAACACCTGATAGCACAACACAGTGCCATTAAGATGCTGCACAGCCGGGTCAAGCTCATCTTGGAATATGTCAAGGCCTCTGAAGCGGGTAGGACAGGCGTCTCCCTGGCACGCCTACCACTTTTTCTCACTCCTGAGGGTGACCTCATCCACATTAATGCAGTCCTTCTGTGCCTTTAGGAGAGGTTCCCTTTAACCATGAGATCCTGCGGGAGGCCTATGCTCTGTGTCACTGCCTCCCTGTGCTCAGTACAGACAAGTTCAAGACAGACTTTTACGATGTGAGTCTAAAACCCAGGCTGGGGACGTGGGGTTTGTACATCATGTCTGCACGCAGGACCCGGGACTCAGACATTCCCTGGGCAACTGGTTTTCTGTTCCTTCCAGCAATGTAATGACGTGGGGCTCATGGCCTACCTTGGCACCATTACCAAAACCTGCAACACCATGAACCAGTTTGTGAACAAGTTCAACGTCCTCTATGACCGACAAGGCATCGGCAGGCGGATGCGGGGGCTCTTCTTCTGAGAGGGTACTTGAAGGGACGATGCACAGGTTGGACAGTGGTCCCACAGGGGAGGGGCATCACACTCCCTTTAGAGAAACCTCCTGTTGATAATAAAAGAGGAGCAGCCCCTCAGCACCCCTTGCAGTGGCTCTGTCCTCTCTGTTGGGCACCACACGGCTTTCTCAACTCGGATCTTGAAAGGAGGCCCTTGGTTCCAGCCTTGCTCGGCAGGACAGCCTGATTGGGAACTCTCTGCCACTTGAGGTGACCCCGTCCTGTCAGGTGGATGCATCTATACTGGGCCAAAGGCTGCCTGCTTCCACCCAGGCGAGCTCTGTTCTCTAATGTCTCCCAGTGCAGAGACCAACCATATACACTTGACAAATGACTGCTTTTCCAGGCTAAGTGAATTCAAGTCTTTTTCACCAAGTGCAGAGgagtattttcatttctgtgtagGACTGCCCAAAAGCTCTGATCCCATGGCATGATTTATTGCCAAGAGGGAGAGgttctctttgtcttctttgctaatgtttactgagtgcttactacaGCGCTATCTATCCACACCCGACCCAGGAGCACCCCTCAACACTAGGAGGCAGAGCCCATACTTTAAAGGGACTGGTATATACAATTATGTGTGCCAGTTGTTCCATCTCCACCTGCCACCCTCCAGTCCCATCATCGCCCCTAGACAGAGCTTTAGAGTAGGAGTTGGGGATAAAGGAAGATATGAGCATTGAGGCATTTCAACAAGTAGAAAAGGAGAGGTGTTGGTTCAGAGGCTTTCcagagccagggggtgggggcacagtAGGCCCAGGGGGACTGGAGATCTACTGCAGATATGATCTCCACACAGGACCTATATATAGGCCAGGGGCACAGTAGGGAGGATCAGTTCCTGGCAGGCAGAGTGGGCGCTTTAACTCCGTAAATTTATGGAGTATATGGGGTAAGACACTGAAGGGAACGAGACTCTAGAAAACCCATAATACCCTGTTTGAATAGAATATAGCAATCTACAAACACTTTATTAGCAAGAATAAAACAAGTGCAGCTCaggagaaaaggggggggggtcttCCTTTCCCCTCAAAGGCATCATGAGGTCTCTTGAGGGAGGGGTGGGTCAGCACAAGGGGGGACCCCAATGCCTAACAAGCTGGATGGAATCAAACAAAAGTAATCCGTGTCCGGGCAGTATTAACCTGCCAGACATTTAACTCCTCATACTCATCTAGAGCCGCCTGGAACTGGGCAGGCGTGAAGCCTCGGGATATGCAGCGCTGCTCCGCTTCTGAGAACCGCACACTTCGGCCCTCGGAGACCAGCTCCCGGACAGTGGCAAAGATCACATCTGcgggtctctgggtcctggaagaGCATGGGTGTTGTGTAAGAGCAAAGGACCCCAGGCCAGTGTTAGGATCTGAGGCCAACATCCCCCCCGTGTGGATGCAGAAGCTGTAAAGATAAAGATTAGTCTGCTCGAGAAAGTCAAGGCACCTCCTGCTGCCTTCTCCGCTCATACCACTCACCTCGCCGTCTGCCCCTTGTCGCCCAGAAGGGAGTCCTTTGACATCTCCATTAGCCTTATGGCTTCATTCACATCTTCCTTCTCCACTGTGTCCACCATCCGCAGACGCGCCTGCGGGGAAGGTAGGGAGAGATGGGAACGGGAGGAGGGAATGGAAGCAAGTCAGGGAGCCCCCCTCGCTGCGGCTGgaagccaggcacccccaacccTGAGAGGAGAACCCCCCGCCCAGCAGCTGCAGTGCGGGGCCGGCACTGTCAGACCGAGACAAGTGCAATGCGCGGGCAGCGTCCAGCAATTGCCCAAGTCTCCGCCTCTCAACGCTGGCCAGTCCCGGGGTTCAGCTGTCCTGGGAGGGAGACCAGACCCTTCTGAGCTCCCCCCGGGGGCTCCCCCACAGCGGGACAGACAGGGCAGGGGGAGCTCGGCCAAGAAGGCGACTGGCAGAGAGGTCGCATCCCTGGGGCTCGGGAAGTGCTAGCTCAGCAGTAGGTCAGGTAATCACACTACCTGCACGAACAGCACTTTGGAGCCCCCGGGACTAAGGTCCGAGGCGTGCGGCCACAAAGGCCGCTTTCTAGTGAGGGGCCTACGTCCCAGGGAGTGGAGGCGACCCTGTCCATCCCGTGGTGAGGCTGGAACGGTGGGCGCAGACCTTTCCCTCCGGGAACGCCGTGCGTGCCCTGCCGGAGCAGCAAGTACCCACAGTGCGGTAGCACGGAGGACCGCTATCTGCACTGTCAGCACTTTAGCACCGGCAGGGCCTGAGTGGGAGGGAGGCGGCCTGGGGCGGAGCAGGCGGGGGCCCGGTAAGCAGCGGATGGCCCCCCCCCACCACGCTCACCAGGGCGGTGGACAGCCGCAGGATGGCCAGCAGCGTCCGGGCTGATGTGTAGGTGGCATCCTTGCTGGCCCAAGCCTCTCGCCTCATCTCCACATATGCTGCTGTTATGTAGTCGGCCAGGGACTCAGGCACCGTGGGCTGCTTCTCCCGGCACATGGAGATATAACGTCTATGGGAGAGAAGGTTCCCGGGAAAGCAGGACCCAGAGTTTTCCATTTAAGAAAAACACTTACAGGACACCCCTCCCTGCCATATAagtgggggaaaaacaaattagcTTGAACATCACTGATGGGAGTTCTCCAAGAGTTTTTATAGGACTTAGataagataaatacataaaaatacataaatacatctgTCATAAAAGATGGTCAAGTCCCCCTccctgaagctaggacttctctTACTTCAAGAGAACAAGGTAACAGAGAAGGAGAACTAAGTGATTACTGGGACCCCTTGGACAGACCCTGGGGAGCAAACAGGCAAATATTTGGAGCAGCATCCAACTACACTTAAGATCTGAACCTGCCTCCACCTGGAGACTGGCAGCTGGTGTGAAAGGTTCTGATGCCAGGTTCTTGTGAGGCCAGGTTGGGGGTGCCCAGACTCCCTGTCCTCAGCCCCAGACATGGGGCGATAGTGAAAACCACCCTGTGTTCCCGGAGACACACACACGGCACCAACTGCTACTACGTGGGGGGACACGTGCATCCTGGCCTTTCTCCCTGGCTCTCCTACCTCATCAGTTTCATGTCCAACGGCTCAAACTGGGCTGGGGGCTGCCGGCTGTGCTGGTGCACGTAGGTGATGTGCTGGGCCAACCTGGGAAGAGCAGAGGCAAATAGAAACCACCTCCTTGGGACTCCACACCCTGTGCCCGGCTCTAGTCATGCCTCAGCTCTACCATCTCTTCACAGTGCAATTGGGAGTCTCTCTCAGAAAACCCTCGCCAGTATTTCTCTCCTGACCTCCATTTTCCTAAAGAACTATGGTCTAGCTCCCACACTAAGAAGGGAATTTCTGTAAGTAGGGAACCGAGGAGTTTCCAATGTCTTCTCCTTCCCTACGGATCATCAGGGATGTGTGTCCCCTGGAGTGCTGAGCTTTACTCACCGGAGATCATTGTCCCGGTCAGGCCGGTCCTGGATCAGCCAAAGGAGATCAAATCGGGACAGCAGCGCAGCAGGAAGCTGTATGTTCTGCTCCAGACTGCGGCGAGGGTTGTAGCGCCCGTAGGCAGGGTTGGCGGCGGCCAGGATGGAACAGCGGGCATTGAGTGTGGTGAGAATGCCGGCCTTGGCAATGGAGATGGTCTGCTGCTCCATGACTTCATGGATGGCTGTGCGGTCTGCCTCGGCCATCTTGTCAAACTCATCAATGCAGCACACTCCCTGGTCAGCCAGCACGAGGGCCCCACCCTCTAGGGTTAGTTCTCCGCTCACAGAGTCTCTCAGTACAGCCGCTGTGAGCCCCACTCCTGAGGAGCCCCGGCCCGTCGTGTACTGGCCTACACGGCAGGATCAGGAACAGGAAAAAAAGCAGACATgctaaggaagaggaaaaggaataaaacaaggaaagaagCAAGAACAGGGCTGAAATGAGGTCTTCCTGGGAGCACTCTACCGACCTATTAGGTTCAGGCTTTTGCGAGGCAGTGAAGAATCAAGTGTATGCAATGGAAAGCCCTCTcctccctgaccccacccccacccccacccaagggACGGACTAAGTGCCAGGGTCCCACCATCTGGTACATGCACCCCTCCCAGGATTCCGCTACTCACTGCGGGGTGCCAGGCGATCGATGTAGGATAACAGCTGGGACTTGGCCACACCTGGGTCCCCCATCAGGCAAATGTTGATGTTGCCTGGAAGAAGGGGTGAAGCCCCCAGATGAGCCTTCTGTCCATGCAAGTGCCAAACAACAGACCAATTCTTTTGAGATTCTGCCCAGGAACCAGTACCGTTTCTTCTCATCCCTCCCCAGGCCCATGAAGCCAAGAGGCTAACTCTTTTTTTTGTCCCGGGACATAGCATCACAGATTTGATCTGTGTCACAGGGTACTGGTCCTTGCCATCCTGCTCCCTGCCAACCATCCCCTCATTTCCCCACCTTACCCCTGATCTTCATGCCCCGAGGAGACTGATCCACCCCTCCCACCAGCAGGAGCAACAGGGCCTTTTTCACGTCTTCGTGTCCATAGATCTCCGGGGCGATGGAGGCTGCCAGCTTCTCATAGAAATCTTCCTCTGCAGAAAAGTTCAGAGTATTTGGGAGAGGGATGAGGGGTGGGGGCCAGGAAGTAGTTTGTGttcccaggctcccccaggggaCTCACCTGTAATTTGCCTCAACTCCTCCCTGCTTAGCTCTACAGCCGCAGACTCGTCGTCCTCACTCTTGCTCATTTTCACAACTCGGTGGGCTTCCAGGTAAGTTTCAGAGAGGAGACCCTTGGGCAAGAAAACCCAGGGCCATCTTTATGGATGAAGGCCCTTTAATGTTCCTGTTAACAGGATTCCCTCAGGAGTTGCTTAAAAACCTTATGTGCTACTTTATCATTGACAATTCTCTGTGGAGGCGGTGagagtggagaaaggggaacatttcctcctcctttcaagCCCTTTTCTCACCTGTACCACCTGTCGGAACCCAGTGCGCAAGATGGGCAAGAAGATGCCAGTGACGCTGACATGGTCCCCGGGCTGGGCGATCCTTGTGTTTTCACCTTCTACCAGCACGGTGATGCTACGAGGGATGTTTCCCACGGGCACTTGGTCACTCTACAAAGGGAGAAGACCCATGGGCACAGAGAAAGGAATACAAAGCCTATCTATAAGGACCTCCTCTTTCTCGGGCCCAGGCATCCCATACCCTACTTCTCAGCCTCAGATGAACCGACTGGAGGGAGCCTAAGATTTTTGCGCCTTCCCAACTCAACTATAAAGTTCAAGTTAAACCTCCTTCCCACTCTAGGTGACCTCTCTGCCTTAGccccttttgttctttctttcttctgctctgtGACTATAGAACCTAAGTGGACACCAGAACCCCACCCTCCCTGGGCCACATACCACAAACTCACATGTTCCTGCATCTTCATCTCTTGGAATTTGATGAATTTGGAACCACGTGTCTGCAGATACAGCCGCCCTCCTGAGCGATTGGTCTGGCACTCCTGGCTGGGGCACATGATCAGAGGCATGAAAGTAGGAGACTGGATCTAGAAtgcaagaaaaagcaaaaagccaTGAGTCCGTCACCTGAGTCAACATTTCCTCTTCCCCATAGCACACATCGCACACTGCCAACGTTTTGACCTGTCCTGAGTCAATAAGCATAGGAACCAAAAACCCATAAAGGACGATGGAAAGACCACTACGGACCAGAAAAACAATGACAAGTAAACACACAGTTGTGTTTCATAACGAACACAGCAAACAACAGATAACTACCAGGAGTTAAAAGTAATTCTGGGGCAAACCACTAACAATTAAATATGTTCCTATTCCTTGCTCCCTACATACCGGCTGGTAGGTCTCTGCTCCACACTGGTCACAAGTGTAAGTGGCCACCACCATCCTGGGTTTGACTTCGGAGACACGAGTGACAATTCCACGTACAGTGACCAATTTCCCCACAGAGTCAGCCCGTACTTCCCGGATCACACGAGGCTTGTTACTGCTTGGGCCTTGAAAGTAGAGCTCactaagggagagaaaagagtcATTACAAAGGTTCTGAAGCACAAGCTTGCACAAGCTTCCACAGCCTTCCTCGCTGAGACCACTCACAATCTGCGCATGAGTTCGGGAGGGTACTGGTTCTGCGGGCTTCGGGCTGCCCCAGGGTCGCGGCTCCGCTGTTCCATCATCAGCCGATGTTCAATGTAAACATCCAGAACATCTTTGTTTACCacctcaagagaaaagaaagatagaagaaaaaacgTGTGGCAGGACTAGAGAACGAAAGACCACAAAGGGAACCAGGCAGAAATTACTGCCCCCTTTCTGCCAACTCTGAAAAACCAGTATCTGAGAAGCTTCTGGAAAGCAACCTGTGTTGCCCTGTGTTGTCCTGCAACCACTCACCTCCCTCTCCTTGTACTGAGGCAGCAGCTCTTGTACAGCATCAGCAAAGAGCCTGGTGTAGCGTCTGGCATTCTCACAGATGGAGTCCACCAACTCAGGGTCATCCTCAGCTACATCATCTAGGTCTATGTACATTGCCACTTGTTCCCGATGAGCCAGTTGAACCTGGGGTAAGGACGAGACAGAGCTGTGTACACCATGGTCAGCAGTGTCCCCCACCCACAAGGGTAGAAAGAAGCATGAGACAAAGCAATACTCACTTCTCAACCCCCCAAAGACAGCCCTCTAACTTCTAAAGAACACACTGCTCATTACCCACACAGAATGACTTCCACTTACTAAATATTAAGAATCACACTGAAGCTGTTACCTACATGTACACTTACTGAAGCAAGCCAGGCCACCTCTTACAGCTCCTTAAGCAACCACCCATTCCCTCCACTTTTTCTATGACTCACCAACTGGTTCCCGTACTTGAACTGCTTCTTGCCAAATTCATCATCCTGATAAAACTCTTGTAGGAATTTCTTAACCTTTTCTGCAAGGAAAACGTAAATCATGAGAATGAGTCTTTCAGATACTTTACCACAAAACCCCTTGATACGCTTCTTTAAAAAACTCGCTTTTACTTCGTAATTCTTACCAAGTAGAGCAGAACTCCTTCTAACAGGTCTATTCTCACCTAGAGAAGGGGCCCCGGGCAGTCAGGAGCTTTACCCAAAACCTTCCCCCAGGGAATCCCAGTGTCTCCCCTGGTTACAAATCTCAGTACTCGTTCCCAAAGGCCTTTCACACCCCGCCACACGCTCTGAGCTCAAGGTTCTCAGTTTTTCTTCCACGCGTTGAGATTCCTCTTTTTCTTCGGTCTCCTCAGTCTCTCCACTAGGCCCagcctgcaccccaccccctctcccgCCACTGCTTCCGCTCTTAGTAAACAAAGAAGCACATGGGCCCAGATGCAGCCGCCTCACAGCCCGGGATTCCTCCGCCCAGGGCGGGAGCCCGTCCGGCGATTGGCCGGCTCGTCAAGGGCCACTCCGTCCCACCCGACCACCTCCTTTCTCGGCCTCCCGCGAAGCCCCCCAGTTTCAGGCACGCCCCCACCCTGAGCAGCTCTTTCCGAGGCCGCGGCGCGGAAGGACACTGTTTACAGACGACACTCCCTCCAGCGACGTCGCGCAACTTCCGCCCGCCTTCACTTCCGCTTAGAGGTTGGCCTAAAATGGCCAATCCCGGCACTCAGCGGCCGGGGCCCGCCCGCCCCCGGGACTCCGGCGCGTCTCGAGAGGGCGCGGGCGCTCCGAATGTCTAAGGGCGCGCAGGGAGGGGGGACCCGGGGTCCTTGTCCTTGGGGGCGGAAAGCCCTTTGGGTCTCCTGAGGTCCCGGTCTCTCCTGGGCGCGACCCTCCCCCGCCCACCGCGACCCGCCACTCCTTCCCCAGGCATGACTGGCTCTTCGACTTCGGCGGCCCGCGCGCCTCCCACGCACCGTCTGCCTCTGCCCTGCAGCCTCTCGACCCTGCCTCTGGCCGcgcgccccggggccccaggacgCCGGCTCACGCCAACAGGTGTTGGACCGCAGGCTTCCCGCGCAGGCCGCTCCTCCCAAGTTTGCATATCCTCACCTTTCTCGAGCACGTAGTCTTTAACTGCCATCGCCCGTGCGGCAGCAGCTGGCGGGCTCAAAGCGCTCACTCCCAGGACAGCAGAAAGCGTCCGCGCGGCGGGCTCCTGCCGACCAACCGAAATTGGCGCGAAACGTCGCCCCCCACGTGACGGGCGCCGCCGCGTGCGGGCCTATCAAAGAGGAGGCCCTTCGCCCCTCCCACTCTCCCGCAGGCCATAGCTTCGGCCAATCACCAGGTGAGTCTGGACTGAGTGACGGGGCAGCGGCGCGGGCACCCGAGCTGCggagaggcggggcggggcggggcgcggcgggcgccgGGTTTCCCGCGGTCCGAGCTGGCTCGGACCGAGAGAAATTGCTCTTAAAGGACCAGCCTACGCGCGTCCTTTTGTTCCGGGGCCGCAGGGCGGGGCAGGCCCAAGTTTCGCTGTCTCCTTGCAGACTCTCCAACCACCATGATCTCCCAGTTCTTCATTCTGTCTTCCAAAGGGGACCCGCTCATCTACAAGGATTGTATCCTTGACCTGCGGGGcgggaggcctgggtgggagTAGTGCCCTAGAGCCCGCCCGTGTCGCCGACTCCTTAGCTGTCCTTCCACCCGGTCAGTCCGCGGGGACAGTGGCGGTCGGGATGTGGCCGAGCTCTTCTACCGGAAGCTGACGGGACTGCCCGGAGATGAGTCCCCGGTTGTCATGGTAACCTGCGGCGGGGCTTGGGGTAGGCTCCCGGAGGGCTGGGGGGCGCCTCCTTCCTCCCAGGACCGTTTCCCTGAGAGCTGCCGctggggggcgcgggcggggcggggggtacGTTCTGCCAAGTAATCCGAGCGACAGTTTCTGGAGCGCTAACACTCTACGGGGCGCAGCTCCGCCAGTCCGGGGTAGGTACCAGGGCCACTTCCACTTCCACATTAGGCAGCTGGGTCCCGGGGCGGGGCGAGGTGCCTGGCTCGCCCCAAGGCCCACCGCTAGCAAGTCTCGCGGGTCCTTAATCACATGTCTTCCTAACGCTCTCTTCCTCGCCTCCGCCTCAGCACCACGATGACCGTCATTTCATTCACATCAGACACAGCGGCCTCTATTTGGTAGCCACGACTTCAGAAAACATTTCTCCCTTCAGCCTTCTAGAGCTGCTCTCCCggtgaggagggcagggctgggcaccTGGGCGCGGGGATACGACCG
The sequence above is drawn from the Canis lupus baileyi chromosome 8, mCanLup2.hap1, whole genome shotgun sequence genome and encodes:
- the MCM7 gene encoding DNA replication licensing factor MCM7 isoform X2, whose protein sequence is MYIDLDDVAEDDPELVDSICENARRYTRLFADAVQELLPQYKEREVVNKDVLDVYIEHRLMMEQRSRDPGAARSPQNQYPPELMRRFELYFQGPSSNKPRVIREVRADSVGKLVTVRGIVTRVSEVKPRMVVATYTCDQCGAETYQPIQSPTFMPLIMCPSQECQTNRSGGRLYLQTRGSKFIKFQEMKMQEHSDQVPVGNIPRSITVLVEGENTRIAQPGDHVSVTGIFLPILRTGFRQVVQGLLSETYLEAHRVVKMSKSEDDESAAVELSREELRQITEEDFYEKLAASIAPEIYGHEDVKKALLLLLVGGVDQSPRGMKIRGNINICLMGDPGVAKSQLLSYIDRLAPRSQYTTGRGSSGVGLTAAVLRDSVSGELTLEGGALVLADQGVCCIDEFDKMAEADRTAIHEVMEQQTISIAKAGILTTLNARCSILAAANPAYGRYNPRRSLEQNIQLPAALLSRFDLLWLIQDRPDRDNDLRLAQHITYVHQHSRQPPAQFEPLDMKLMRRYISMCREKQPTVPESLADYITAAYVEMRREAWASKDATYTSARTLLAILRLSTALARLRMVDTVEKEDVNEAIRLMEMSKDSLLGDKGQTARTQRPADVIFATVRELVSEGRSVRFSEAEQRCISRGFTPAQFQAALDEYEELNVWQVNTARTRITFV
- the COPS6 gene encoding COP9 signalosome complex subunit 6, translated to MRRWPTEADGEGAGPRLAGAGKMAAAANGTGGSSGMEVDAAVVPSVMASGVTGSVSVALHPLVILNISDHWIRMRSQEGRPMQVIGALIGKQEGRNIEVMNSFELLSHTVEEKIIIDKEYYYTKEEQFKQVFKELEFLGWYTTGGPPDPSDIHVHKQVCEIIESPLFLKLNPMTKHTDLPVSVFESVIDIINGEATMLFAELTYTLATEEAERIGVDHVARMTATGSGENSTVAEHLIAQHSAIKMLHSRVKLILEYVKASEAGEVPFNHEILREAYALCHCLPVLSTDKFKTDFYDQCNDVGLMAYLGTITKTCNTMNQFVNKFNVLYDRQGIGRRMRGLFF
- the MCM7 gene encoding DNA replication licensing factor MCM7 isoform X1; translated protein: MAVKDYVLEKEKVKKFLQEFYQDDEFGKKQFKYGNQLVQLAHREQVAMYIDLDDVAEDDPELVDSICENARRYTRLFADAVQELLPQYKEREVVNKDVLDVYIEHRLMMEQRSRDPGAARSPQNQYPPELMRRFELYFQGPSSNKPRVIREVRADSVGKLVTVRGIVTRVSEVKPRMVVATYTCDQCGAETYQPIQSPTFMPLIMCPSQECQTNRSGGRLYLQTRGSKFIKFQEMKMQEHSDQVPVGNIPRSITVLVEGENTRIAQPGDHVSVTGIFLPILRTGFRQVVQGLLSETYLEAHRVVKMSKSEDDESAAVELSREELRQITEEDFYEKLAASIAPEIYGHEDVKKALLLLLVGGVDQSPRGMKIRGNINICLMGDPGVAKSQLLSYIDRLAPRSQYTTGRGSSGVGLTAAVLRDSVSGELTLEGGALVLADQGVCCIDEFDKMAEADRTAIHEVMEQQTISIAKAGILTTLNARCSILAAANPAYGRYNPRRSLEQNIQLPAALLSRFDLLWLIQDRPDRDNDLRLAQHITYVHQHSRQPPAQFEPLDMKLMRRYISMCREKQPTVPESLADYITAAYVEMRREAWASKDATYTSARTLLAILRLSTALARLRMVDTVEKEDVNEAIRLMEMSKDSLLGDKGQTARTQRPADVIFATVRELVSEGRSVRFSEAEQRCISRGFTPAQFQAALDEYEELNVWQVNTARTRITFV